One window from the genome of Haladaptatus paucihalophilus DX253 encodes:
- a CDS encoding DUF7344 domain-containing protein: MKRELNTDEIFEALGHRQRRHVLDVLLNCDGATTVSELANKTSSKTDRQVDRIKTGLLHSHLPRLEGMGIVEFDRDDGTVTPTAAVTDLEPFFELIDC; the protein is encoded by the coding sequence ATGAAACGAGAGCTGAACACGGACGAAATCTTCGAGGCACTGGGGCATCGTCAGCGTCGGCATGTCCTCGACGTCCTCTTGAACTGCGACGGTGCGACGACCGTCTCCGAACTCGCCAACAAGACGAGTTCGAAAACCGACCGTCAGGTCGACCGTATCAAAACCGGTCTTCTTCACTCCCACCTCCCCCGTCTGGAAGGGATGGGAATCGTCGAATTCGACCGCGACGACGGTACGGTAACACCGACCGCGGCCGTCACCGACCTCGAACCATTCTTCGAACTGATAGACTGCTAA
- a CDS encoding acyltransferase: MSDDTTRRHERIAHHTTPGGLNSLQYWTNARSPLRVAIHYLVIWLVRINPSLRLKSWLLRKIGVTVGRGVSWGLESTPDVFWPDLITVEDHAIIGYDATILCHEFLQDEYRTGEVVIGERAMIGAGAIILPGVEIGANAQVAANSLVTRDVPPGATVAGVPATEMSSETVE; the protein is encoded by the coding sequence GTGAGCGACGACACGACCCGGCGCCACGAGCGAATCGCGCACCACACGACGCCCGGTGGCCTGAACTCCTTGCAGTACTGGACGAACGCCCGGAGTCCGCTTCGGGTTGCGATACACTACCTCGTCATCTGGCTCGTTCGGATCAATCCGAGCCTTCGGTTGAAGAGTTGGCTCCTCCGAAAAATCGGCGTCACGGTCGGCCGCGGGGTGTCGTGGGGACTGGAATCGACGCCCGACGTGTTCTGGCCCGACCTCATCACCGTCGAGGACCACGCCATCATCGGCTACGACGCGACCATCCTCTGTCACGAGTTTCTGCAGGACGAGTACCGAACCGGAGAGGTCGTCATCGGCGAGCGCGCCATGATCGGTGCTGGCGCGATTATCCTCCCTGGCGTCGAAATCGGTGCGAACGCACAGGTCGCGGCCAATTCGCTGGTAACTCGGGACGTACCGCCGGGCGCGACCGTCGCGGGCGTTCCCGCGACGGAGATGTCGAGCGAAACCGTGGAGTAA
- a CDS encoding DUF5800 family protein, producing the protein MTTLSFDDEGVDVVYEGTEFRLSKDLIEEATGKSYYDVTDHQVLRIVEKDPAIGGQARRIGDILR; encoded by the coding sequence ATGACCACGCTCTCGTTCGATGACGAAGGTGTCGATGTCGTCTACGAAGGAACCGAATTCCGCCTCTCCAAGGACCTCATCGAGGAGGCGACGGGGAAATCCTACTACGACGTGACCGACCACCAAGTCCTCCGTATCGTGGAGAAGGACCCCGCGATAGGCGGGCAGGCCCGCCGAATCGGCGACATCCTCCGCTGA